Below is a genomic region from Telmatobacter sp. DSM 110680.
GAAGCGCACGTTCGTTCCATGATTGCTGCAACTCTCGAGCGCCAGGGATATGACGTTGTGCTTGCCTCTGGTGGGCGTGAAGCGATGGAGGCTATCGATCAGGACGGCTTCGAACTGATTCTGACCGATATCGTGATGCAGGAAGGTAATGGTCTCGCGCTGCTGGAGCGCATTCACGCGCAGAATCCAAATCTACCAGTCATCATGGTCACGGCCATTCATGACATCAGCGTGGCGATCGACTCGATGCGCCGTGGTGCGTACGACTACCTTCTAAAGCCCTTCGAACGCGAACATCTTGTGGCAACGGTACAGCGCGCGCTGGAACATCGACAGGCGCTGCAGGAGAGCCGGACCTACCAGCAGAATCTGGAACAGGTGGTGCGGGCGCGCACGGAGATGCTGCGCCAGGCGATGGAAGATCTGGAGCACTCGTACGACGTGACGCTCGAAGCACTGGGTGATGCGCTCGATCTGAAGGACTCTGAGACTGAAGGCCACTCCAAGCGCGTAACTGCTTACACGATAGCGTTGGCACGGGCGATGGGAATATCGCCGGCAGAGATCAAGGTGATTGCACGCGGCGCTTTCTTGCACGACATCGGCAAGATGGCGATTCCCGACGAAATACTGCGCAAACCGGGCAAACTGACGCCGGAAGAGCAAGATGTTATGCGCGAGCACTGCGCACGCGGCTACCAGATGCTACGCAAGATTCCGTTTCTGGCAGAAGCAGCCGAGATCGTCTTTACGCACCAGGAACATTACGATGGAAGCGGCTATCCGAGCGCGCTGAAGAGTAGCGCGATTCCAATCGG
It encodes:
- a CDS encoding HD domain-containing phosphohydrolase — its product is MLVPKLRGLPRRKWTGQWRENGTETGLASKLGNQDASSSAMLSVVSADARASLKGSKSARVLVVDDEAHVRSMIAATLERQGYDVVLASGGREAMEAIDQDGFELILTDIVMQEGNGLALLERIHAQNPNLPVIMVTAIHDISVAIDSMRRGAYDYLLKPFEREHLVATVQRALEHRQALQESRTYQQNLEQVVRARTEMLRQAMEDLEHSYDVTLEALGDALDLKDSETEGHSKRVTAYTIALARAMGISPAEIKVIARGAFLHDIGKMAIPDEILRKPGKLTPEEQDVMREHCARGYQMLRKIPFLAEAAEIVFTHQEHYDGSGYPSALKSSAIPIGARIFAVADTLDAITSDRPYRVARTFDAAREEIIRCSGTQFDPTVVEVYLKIPNELWLELRSEITGQNHRFSTFDISHPLGASKK